The following nucleotide sequence is from Pedobacter sp. PACM 27299.
CCGGAGGCTGAGCCTATCCCAATGATCTGAAATAACAATTCCAATGTAAATTTGTACATGATTGCAATAGGCTAATTCTTTAAGAAAAAATTGCAGACAGCGATTTGTCTGAGCATAGTTAAATCGGTTATCAAATGATGATTTGATAACCGATGTTAGGGTACTAGTTTATTTCTTTGCAGGAGTAATCACAATTTTTCTGAACTCAATTGGTCCATGGTCACCCTGGAAATAGATCGGTCCAGGTTCGCCTTCATTGCTGTCCAATGCACCTCCAGTAATTCCCGGAATTTCCTGGTTGCTGATTACGGTTTTACCATTGGCAACTACCGTCACCATTCTGCCGACTAAAGTAATATCATAACTCTGCCACTTATCAGGGCCTAAAGCATTGATTTCACTTGGTGGCAAGAATCCGTAAATCCCGCTAAAATAAACGCTGGAAGGATGTGCCTCTTTCGGACTGTCTTCGATCTGAACTTCATAACGACCTCTTAAATAAATGCCGCTATTACTTCCTTTCTGGTACCTGAATTCTACATGCAGTTTAAAGTCTTCAAACTTTTGATCAGAGATCAGATTAGCCCCTGATTGCGGACTGGTTAATACGCCTTCTTTCACTACCCATTGGTTTTTACCTAAGGCTTTCCAACCGGTTAAGTCTTTCCCATTAAACAGTTCAATAGGTTTTCCCCAGGCAACAGGACTTGTTCTCTTCAAATATGGGGCTTTAACCCCTTTCCAATTGTATTCTTTACCTTCACTGGTCAGCATAGTGCCTTCAATTCCTCCAGCTTTCAGTTCTCCTTCAATCACAAAATCCTGGTTGCCGCTTTCCCATTGTGGTGGAATCCTAAAACTGAATTTACCGTTTTGGAATTTCACCTCTGATACCGGCCGGGCACTACCCGAGGCCGCAACAAAATAACCAACCAAGGTACGGTTTCCTGATAGTTTCACTTCCAGCCAGGAAGGTGCTAATTTCCCGTTTTCATCAACGGTAATGTCCCATCTGCCAATCAGGTCTTTTCCAGGAATGTCTTGTAAAGCGTTGATCTTTGTAGCATCTGGGGCGGCAATAAGCGCATTGGCTGATCCAAAACTGAGCAAGCCAGTGACAACCATCGCAAAAAGTTTCTTATTCATTGTAAAGGGATTAGGTTTTATTTATGGTTCTAGCCGGTAAGATATGATTTATTCACTTTTCGCCCAAGGATAAGAAGAAAAGAAATGATTATTCCTGTATTAATTCGTAATTTCAGCGAGCATTAATTAAACCTTATGAAAGCCATCCAATTCAATTCCTATGGAGATTCCTCTGTATTGCAATTAGAGGAAATTGACAAGCCTGTCCCAAAAGCACATGAAGTACTGATTAAAGTGGTGGCCACCACCATTAACCCCTTTGACATTAAGAACCGATCTGGGGCAATGAAAGCTTTTATCCCCATCACCTTCCCTCATATCCCGGGAACTGACGCTTCTGGAATGGTAGAATCTATAGGATCGGCGGTGACAAGGATTAAGGTGGGCGACCTGGTTTTTGCAACGGCCGCGCATGGAACGTATGCTGAATATGTTTGTATCAACGAAGCTACCGTTGCACTAATTCCAGATCATGTCAGCTTAAATGAAGCAGCGGCCCTGGCAGTTCCATTAAAT
It contains:
- a CDS encoding 3-keto-disaccharide hydrolase, which translates into the protein MNKKLFAMVVTGLLSFGSANALIAAPDATKINALQDIPGKDLIGRWDITVDENGKLAPSWLEVKLSGNRTLVGYFVAASGSARPVSEVKFQNGKFSFRIPPQWESGNQDFVIEGELKAGGIEGTMLTSEGKEYNWKGVKAPYLKRTSPVAWGKPIELFNGKDLTGWKALGKNQWVVKEGVLTSPQSGANLISDQKFEDFKLHVEFRYQKGSNSGIYLRGRYEVQIEDSPKEAHPSSVYFSGIYGFLPPSEINALGPDKWQSYDITLVGRMVTVVANGKTVISNQEIPGITGGALDSNEGEPGPIYFQGDHGPIEFRKIVITPAKK